Proteins encoded by one window of Blautia argi:
- the trhA gene encoding PAQR family membrane homeostasis protein TrhA gives MRNDTKQKRQFKIKDPGSAITHFIGCVMAILAGLPLLIKAAREPDKIHIIAMSIFILSMILLYAASTIYHTVDSTEKVNRRLRKIDHMMIFILIAGSYTPVCLIVLQGKTGILLCAAVWIVAIIGILIKAFWITCPKWFSSVIYIGMGWLCVFAFVPIVHSLAPAGFAWLLAGGVIYTVGGIIYALKLPIFNSRHKNFGSHEIFHLFVMGGSVCHFIVMYFFVMPMHV, from the coding sequence ATGAGGAACGATACAAAGCAGAAAAGACAATTTAAAATCAAAGACCCGGGAAGCGCGATTACACATTTTATCGGGTGCGTTATGGCGATTCTGGCAGGGCTTCCCCTGCTTATAAAGGCAGCGAGAGAGCCGGATAAGATTCACATCATTGCTATGAGTATCTTTATTTTAAGTATGATACTGCTTTATGCGGCAAGCACGATTTACCATACCGTAGATTCCACGGAAAAGGTGAACAGAAGACTGCGAAAGATAGACCACATGATGATTTTTATTTTAATTGCAGGAAGCTATACGCCGGTATGTCTGATTGTTCTGCAGGGAAAAACAGGGATTCTTCTCTGCGCGGCTGTGTGGATTGTGGCGATTATCGGAATTTTGATAAAAGCGTTCTGGATTACTTGTCCGAAGTGGTTTTCTTCTGTTATTTATATTGGAATGGGCTGGCTTTGCGTTTTTGCCTTTGTTCCGATTGTACACTCTTTAGCGCCGGCCGGTTTTGCCTGGCTTTTGGCAGGAGGCGTGATTTATACAGTGGGCGGAATTATTTACGCGCTGAAGTTGCCGATTTTTAATTCCAGACATAAAAATTTTGGCTCCCATGAAATTTTTCATTTGTTTGTCATGGGAGGAAGTGTTTGCCATTTTATTGTAATGTATTTTTTTGTTATGCCCATGCATGTGTAA